From Asterias amurensis chromosome 3, ASM3211899v1, a single genomic window includes:
- the LOC139935304 gene encoding uncharacterized protein — MPRRKQQAPKRLKAHEGDADADDVSPGELADDESDDVDEKDREDAEEIRKDIPPVVKKEILDDEGQRGSCDRSSSSAATSPRSPRHGPLASPVHSLPVPSLPFPSTNGPMTMLSKMCTALSGTDSDSEDEDSELEAMLRFNQLGMFASGNRPTFPEQEEALDLRVSKVKHRKESPGHKSNGRSKARSDSSDTSPGKSVKTVFCETVPRDVLASVSRLQADYSVLPSQVSLCRGINGRCNFVLCTDCYQAFPNVGMLSLHLIATGHNSTKQLNSELMLQRGYLALIPPRTEFFSTCALRRKQRLPAASSRKELCAYTCATCSVSFPDFLDYTVHLTTSGHDKQEKPHSSQSKPPAGDCPEEIPVNQVLKCMICQASFRTLKDLTMHMVRTKHYSHVPGHTGILLTRANVKQDEKGIDDAEEDGDILEDEECPMPANSLVERLPANVLSQETEKLSRREQRNSQSSVSSKEEMCQTATKAALNQLLAARSHSAQKSPPALERPHSFDSEINQRTTSKSRSLKCLGCYHLFANVHKLTEHMKETGHFLAPAFGHDTLHKEASSERKAPTNGTSVPMKASSPTKKQHVSGGEREDSSQQPGDKIKIVLKDGASKKQLLSVSQNLDSESRKAAVRSDRLDDGEDNKSKSQKKLQKATSAESIGDAVWKDSLRESPVSNEPQKRTDKTPSPHGSPPSSAIKYVSPDNFDEIFPTNMTNLSCLKPRSSESSVTNPLDKLTSMVETAKETNFHPRLLSNNHYRVPWMPLVETPQHQYVNGGGMFPSYAGLAMVYNAVSQATSPSDVIASKMEKHLKAKESENVTVAEAIDKILSHSFRKDDKSPESRHSPKLGQATGGQRHGQPTELKSNLMETCPSNKSRVHSRKSSRHARSEHLKRSTDNKESQIEHQSHRKIAKRRHSLASESVKNSHSRDFVAQAKFISKNTLSLKSFRADVQFADQNTHSENEPQATASSLSNNKKQLVRATTVSIPVQKYVQKKCLASFKKSSHSSSESGRKEKNRTETYREMRNTRNSFKRSEHHKRHSFNKHVAEEGMRSGLQNHKNNSQNRSRNMNALDLNSSPPVPAKVHNSVSNKQNHDKITTTPEKQNGGRDRQAKTRDLTSSTGASCSSHNDGVNDLSQRDKVKVKTETCPNLFSKEKPNAPADIPEDVKPFIFDGKHRHLVTNSDSVEKTQTKIGEGHQYLAQNGDTHHDSTGDNEIITPAEGPISRLKRSLEMYKMFCDGASTSHERRPAISDRSISKTASVKPPGRITSPSPPLLAASAPGSMKIKKEPGVVEVQKCQTGEHDCRSMKSHSLPVKRTLNNNMLSCSTESKTPDSKAGSRTSVSPESLTTNSATDARRSVVLSNSDLVKYNDTALYKNSDPLHEIDKLVNSTTGIQHPTVPPKIARISVDMANRGAYVMKREPEIYVNPGIENTKTNPLEEMCKMLNSTHR; from the coding sequence ccCATGAAGGTGACGCTGATGCCGACGATGTTAGCCCCGGTGAGCTAGCAGATGACGAATCAGATGATGTTGATGAGAAGGACAGAGAGGATGCGGAAGAAATCCGCAAGGACATTCCACCAGTGGTGAAGAAAGAGATACTCGACGATGAAGGACAGAGAGGCTCTTGCGACCGCTCCTCCTCGTCAGCTGCCACCTCTCCGAGAAGCCCGCGCCATGGACCTCTGGCGTCGCCTGTCCACTCCCTCCCCGTCCCGAGCCTACCTTTCCCATCCACAAACGGTCCGATGACGATGTTGAGCAAAATGTGCACTGCTCTGTCGGGGACAGACAGTGATTCTGAGGATGAGGACTCGGAACTGGAAGCCATGCTTCGCTTTAATCAACTCGGAATGTTTGCCAGCGGCAACAGGCCAACCTTCCCGGAGCAGGAGGAGGCCTTGGACTTGAGAGTATCCAAAGTCAAACACCGGAAAGAGTCGCCGGGTCACAAGTCGAACGGCAGATCCAAGGCGAGATCAGATTCGTCCGATACGAGTCCGGGCAAATCGGTGAAAACCGTGTTCTGTGAGACTGTCCCTCGAGATGTACTGGCCAGTGTGTCCCGCTTACAAGCAGACTATAGCGTGCTTCCCTCCCAAGTCAGTCTCTGTCGTGGGATCAATGGCCGCTGTAACTTTGTCCTTTGCACCGATTGCTACCAGGCCTTCCCCAATGTGGGGATGCTGTCCTTGCATCTCATAGCTACTGGACACAATAGCACAAAGCAGCTGAACTCTGAACTCATGCTACAGAGAGGATACCTGGCCCTCATTCCACCAAGGACAGAGTTTTTCAGCACCTGTGCATTACGCAGGAAGCAACGCCTCCCTGCGGCATCCTCACGGAAGGAACTGTGTGCGTACACCTGTGCCACTTGCTCAGTCTCATTCCCAGACTTCTTAGACTATACTGTGCATCTAACAACAAGCGGACACGATAAGCAGGAGAAGCCGCACTCGTCACAGTCTAAACCTCCCGCTGGGGACTGTCCCGAGGAGATCCCAGTCAACCAAGTCCTGAAATGCATGATTTGCCAAGCTTCATTCCGAACCCTTAAAGATCTGACCATGCACATGGTCCGGACAAAACACTACAGTCATGTCCCAGGACACACCGGGATCCTCTTGACCAGAGCCAACGTCAAGCAAGATGAGAAAGGAATAGATGATGCGGAAGAGGATGGAGACATCTTGGAGGATGAGGAATGTCCGATGCCGGCCAATTCTCTCGTAGAAAGACTACCAGCCAATGTTCTGTCCCAAGAGACGGAGAAACTATCACGGAGAGAGCAGAGAAACTCCCAGAGCTCCGTCAGTTCGAAAGAAGAAATGTGTCAGACCGCGACTAAGGCTGCACTGAATCAGTTGTTGGCTGCTCGAAGTCATAGCGCTCAAAAGAGTCCCCCAGCTCTTGAGCGACCACACTCATTCGATTCTGAAATAAATCAAAGGACTACTAGCAAAAGTCGATCGCTCAAGTGTTTAGGATGCTATCACCTATTTGCTAATGTACACAAACTCACGGAGCACATGAAGGAGACGGGGCATTTCCTTGCTCCTGCCTTCGGCCATGATACCCTGCATAAAGAGGCAAGCTCAGAGCGCAAGGCACCAACAAATGGAACGAGTGTGCCAATGAAAGCAAGCTCGCCCACCAAGAAGCAGCATGTGAGCGGTGGAGAAAGGGAAGACTCCAGCCAACAACCGGGAGATAAAATAAAGATCGTTCTCAAGGACGGCGCCTCAAAGAAACAGCTGCTGAGTGTGTCTCAAAATTTGGATTCAGAGAGTAGGAAAGCAGCCGTTAGAAGTGACCGCCTGGATGACGGTGAAGACAATAAGTCAAAGTCTCAAAAGAAACTGCAGAAGGCCACTTCTGCTGAAAGCATCGGGGACGCTGTCTGGAAAGATAGCCTCCGCGAATCTCCTGTCTCGAATGAGCCACAAAAGCGCACAGATAAGACACCAAGTCCTCATGGGTCACCCCCGAGCTCGGCTATTAAATACGTGAGCCCGGATAACTTtgatgagatttttcctaccaACATGACCAATCTGTCTTGCCTCAAACCTCGCTCGTCAGAGAGCAGTGTAACAAACCCGCTCGATAAGCTCACATCCATGGTGGAAACGGCCAAAGAGACAAACTTTCATCCCAGGTTGCTGAGCAACAACCACTACCGAGTACCATGGATGCCATTGGTTGAAACGCCCCAGCACCAGTACGTGAACGGTGGAGGTATGTTCCCAAGTTATGCCGGTCTTGCCATGGTTTACAACGCTGTTTCCCAGGCGACAAGCCCCTCCGATGTCATCGCCTCCAAGATGGAAAAGCATCTCAAAGCGAAAGAGTCCGAAAATGTGACTGTGGCGGAGGCGATCGACAAAATCTTGTCCCATTCATTTCGGAAAGATGACAAGAGTCCTGAATCTCGTCACAGCCCAAAGCTCGGCCAGGCCACTGGAGGGCAACGCCACGGTCAACCCACTGAACTGAAATCAAATCTGATGGAAACTTGCCCATCGAACAAGAGTAGAGTGCATTCAAGAAAATCCTCCAGGCATGCACGGAGCGAACATCTGAAGAGATCCACAGACAACAAAGAGTCCCAAATCGAGCATCAGAGCCATAGAAAAATCGCTAAGAGGAGGCACTCACTGGCTTCGGAATCAGTAAAAAATTCACACTCGAGGGACTTTGTCGCCCAGGCCAAATTCATTTCAAAGAATACCCTCTCACTGAAGTCATTCAGGGCTGATGTTCAGTTTGCCGATCAGAATACACACTCTGAGAATGAGCCGCAGGCTACCGCGTCGTCGTtgtccaacaacaaaaaacagttggTGAGGGCGACGACCGTAAGCATCCCCGTTCAGAAATATGTTCAGAAAAAATGTCTAGCATCTTTTAAGAAGTCCAGTCATTCTTCGTCTGAGAGTGGCAGAAAGGAGAAGAATCGGACAGAGACTTACAGAGAAATGAGAAACACAAGAAATTCTTTCAAGCGGAGTGAGCATCACAAGAGACATTCGTTCAACAAGCATGTCGCGGAAGAGGGAATGAGAAGCGGTTtgcaaaaccataaaaacaattcgcaaaaccgcaGTCGGAATATGAATGCTCTAGATTTGAACAGCTCCCCTCCTGTGCCCGCTAAAGTTCACAACAGTGTGAGCAATAAACAGAATCACGACAAAATTACCACCACCCCTGAGAAACAAAATGGAGGTAGGGACAGGCAAGCCAAGACAAGAGATCTTACCTCATCCACCGGAGCGTCATGCAGTAGCCATAATGATGGTGTCAATGACCTGTCTCAGCGAGACAAAGTTAAGGTAAAGACTGAGACATGTCCAAACTTGTTCTCGAAAGAAAAACCAAATGCTCCAGCAGACATCCCTGAGGATGTCAAACCATTTATTTTTGATGGAAAGCACAGACATCTAGTTACCAACAGTGACAGTGTCGAGAAAACTCAGACAAAGATAGGAGAGGGTCATCAGTATTTGGCGCAGAATGGGGACACACACCATGATTCGACGGGTGACAATGAAATCATAACCCCCGCCGAGGGACCCATTAGTCGCCTCAAGCGGAGTCTGGAAATGTATAAAATGTTCTGCGACGGCGCCTCCACCTCGCACGAAAGACGACCCGCGATCTCGGACAGGAGCATCAGCAAGACAGCATCAGTAAAACCTCCAGGGAGGATCACCTCCCCATCCCCACCTCTGCTGGCGGCGTCAGCCCCGGGCTCGATGAAAATCAAGAAAGAGCCCGGGGTCGTCGAAGTTCAAAAGTGCCAAACTGGTGAACACGATTGCAGGTCCATGAAAAGCCACAGCTTGCCCGTCAAGAGAACCCTTAACAATAACATGCTGTCCTGCTCCACGGAGAGCAAAACTCCGGACTCCAAAGCCGGGAGTCGAACCTCGGTATCACCCGAGTCATTAACAACAAACTCAGCCACTGATGCTAGGCGCAGTGTCGTCCTAAGCAATTCGGACCTTGTGAAATATAACGACACTGCATTGTACAAGAACAGCGACCCACTACATGAAATCGACAAACTCGTTAACAGTACGACCGGGATCCAGCATCCAACTGTCCCGCCGAAAATCGCTCGGATTTCGGTGGATATGGCCAACAGAGGAGCGTACGTGATGAAACGAGAACCGGAGATCTACGTTAACCCGGGGATCGAGAACACGAAGACTAATCCGCTGGAGGAAATGTGTAAAATGCTCAACTCTACACACAGATGA